The region AACACTTCAATTTCGTGAGCTTTCGCGTGTTCGACGATAAATGGCACGAAGACCACGCCCCGTTCAGCGAAGCCGTGGTGGTCATCGAAGGTCCCGACGGAGCGCGCACCCGTACTTCCGCCATTGGCAATGGCCCCGTCAACGCGCTGGACTCGGCGCTGCGCAGCGCGCTGATCCCGTACTACCCCAGTCTCGAAACCATGAGCTTGGCCGACTACAAGGTCCGGGTTCTCGGCACAGGCGCGGGCACCGGTGCGCGGGTGCGCGTGCTGATCGAATCGACCGACGGCAAGCGTCGATGGGGCACCGTGGGGCTGTCGAGCAATGTGGTCGATGCGAGCTGGCAGGCCCTGGTTGACTCGATCGAGTACAAGCTCCACAAAGATAACGTGAAGCCGCGCAGCAACACTGCCTCCCGGCACAACGGTGCGAAACCTCGTCCGGGGCGCGTATCCAACACGCCTCGTGACGCCCGCAACGGCCGGGCGTGAGATTTTAGGGGCCACAGAGGATCGGGCATGGGTTTTTTCGAGCGCATGCGCGAAGACGTCCAAACGGTCTTTCACAATGATCCGGCTGCTCGGACCACGCTGGAAGTCATCCTGGCCTATCCCGGGGTTCATGCCATATGGCTGCATCGCTTTGCGCACTGGTTGTGGAACCACCGTCTGAAGCTCGTTGCGCGGATGGTGAGCGAAGTAGCGCGCTTCTTCACCGGGATCGAAATTCATCCCGGAGCGACTATCGGCCGCCGCTTGTTCATTGACCACGGGATGGGAGTGGTGATGGGCGAAACCACTGAGATCGGCGACGACGTGCTTATCTACCAGGGCGTGACCCTCGGCGGCACCAGCCTGAAAAAGGAAAAGCGGCATCCCACGATCGAAGACCACGTGATGGTGAGCGCCGGCGCGTCGGTTATCGGTCCGGTGCGAATCGGGCGCGGCAGCCGCATCGGCGCGGGCGCGGTTGTGGTGTCGTCGGCGCCCCCGTATTCAACCATCGTCGGCATACCCGGCAAGGTCATAGAGGGTGAAAGTGCGCGCCAGGACGTGGCGGAACTGGAGCACGGCCACCTGCCCGACCCGGTCGCTCGCGCGATCAACAACCTGGTCGAAAAGATGAACCGCCTGGGCGTGCGGATGGAAGAGATCGAAGAGCGTCAGGACTGCGTCGAAGACAAAGTCAACGAGCATCATCCCCCCGATCGTACCGCCGCGATCGCCAAACGCTAGGCGCAGATTTCCCAGCGTAATCGAATCGCTCATGCCACCGCGCTTCGCGGGAGGGTGGGTCCTCGAAGCTCGCGTACGTCGCCAACGACATAACCTGGCGCGCGCCTTCAGTGGGATGAAGATGCCTGCCGAGCACGGTTGCAGCGTCGGTTGACCCGCAATCGCGCCTGGCTTATTTAACGAATAGGTTAATTAAGAGGAGTTGCCCATGATCACAATCAGCGCCTTCAAGTGGGTTCCGCCATTCGCACAGGGTGTGGTCCGTGACCTGCGCGTCCGCTGGGCGCTGGAGGAAGCCGGCCTCTCGTACCAGACTCGGCTTATCGACCCTGCGGTTCAGGCATCGCCGGACTATCGGGCATGCCAGCCGTTCGGGCAAGTGCCAATGTTCGAAGAGGACGGCCTCGTTCTCTTCGAGTCAGGTTCGATTTTGCTCCACATCGCCGAGCGGACCGAAGCGCTCCTTCCCCAGAACCAGAAGGAGAGGGCGCGCGCCGTCTGCTGGGTGTTCGCCGCCCTCAACTCCATCGAGCCATTCGTCCAGCAGCTCGCCGAAATTGACCTGTTCTGGCCCGGTCAGGAATGGGCGAAGCTCCACCGCCCCGATGTAGTGAACGCAACCCAGCGGCGCCTCTCGGAGCTGGCCACCTGGCTGGGCAATCGGGAATATCTCGAGGGCCGCTTCACGGTCGGTGACCTCTTGATGACGACCGTGCTGCGCATCCTGCGCCACACCGATCTCATGGAGTCCGCACCACGGTTGAAAGCCTTCCAGGCCCGCGGCGAAGCACGCCCGGCCTTCCAGCGCGCACTCCGCGCGCAGATGACCGACTTCGACCAGCGCTAGTGCGTGACCGGAGCTTTGAGAGGATTTAGAGTCTTTCTGCTAGCCCATTTCCGGTCAGCGGCAAAGCGTCGAAGGTCGGTGGAGCCGCACCTGAGAGGGCGAGGTGCCTGGAACGGTAATGTCGCACGAGTTTGATCGAGGTGACGCTCCGCGCGCCCCTTCCGTCGGTGACATTCGCGCGGCTGCGAAGCGGATCGCTCCCTACATTCGTCGGACGCCGACGATTTTTATCGGGCCGGTTCGCGATCGCCACAACCTAGGAAGTGCCCTGTGCCTGAAACTCGAATGCCTCCAGGTTGTGGGGTCGTTCAAGCCGCGCGGCGCGTTGAACAAACTTTCTTCACTGCCCGACCGAACCTCGATTCGAG is a window of Candidatus Binataceae bacterium DNA encoding:
- the epsC gene encoding serine O-acetyltransferase EpsC; protein product: MGFFERMREDVQTVFHNDPAARTTLEVILAYPGVHAIWLHRFAHWLWNHRLKLVARMVSEVARFFTGIEIHPGATIGRRLFIDHGMGVVMGETTEIGDDVLIYQGVTLGGTSLKKEKRHPTIEDHVMVSAGASVIGPVRIGRGSRIGAGAVVVSSAPPYSTIVGIPGKVIEGESARQDVAELEHGHLPDPVARAINNLVEKMNRLGVRMEEIEERQDCVEDKVNEHHPPDRTAAIAKR
- a CDS encoding glutathione S-transferase family protein — encoded protein: MITISAFKWVPPFAQGVVRDLRVRWALEEAGLSYQTRLIDPAVQASPDYRACQPFGQVPMFEEDGLVLFESGSILLHIAERTEALLPQNQKERARAVCWVFAALNSIEPFVQQLAEIDLFWPGQEWAKLHRPDVVNATQRRLSELATWLGNREYLEGRFTVGDLLMTTVLRILRHTDLMESAPRLKAFQARGEARPAFQRALRAQMTDFDQR